The region caatattttttttctaggttttcatacataacaaaagtgtggggggggggggaagttaaactaatagaaatagttcaaatgaatttttgacgtctatagcagtcaatggcagtgaatgagttgaatgtTTCTGGTTAGTGGTTATTCATAGCATTGCTTGAAACTGTTAGGCCAAACTCcgaatttgtttatttgccgACGTCAACATGGTGTTAGCTGTGTACTGGCGTATACTGTATAAGACCATACAACTACATGATTGTCAAGAACACGGAATAATTGCTCAACCAGAACAGATGTCAGCTCACAGGAAGTGCGAAAGGGCACAGCCAGTTTTCCCTGAATGCTGTTGACCACCAGGAGGTGACCGGAGCGCCGGGACATCATGGAGGGCAGCACACCTGGAACGCACAAACCTCAGTCAAAATAATGcacactctttttttaatgtttgtgtgacgtgttttcatatatttatttacctttAGCCAGCGTGACTGGGCCGAAGTAATTGTTGTCCATGAGTAGCTTGTCCATTTCCAGAGACAAAGTGTGCGCGGGAGCTTTGAGCTTCATGCTGCTGTTGAGGATGAGCACGTCCAGGCAGCCGTAACACTCCATGATCTCCGATATTGCCTCGGGAAGGGACTCCGTGTCCCCGAAATCAAGAAGCACCAGTTTAGGAGGGAACGTCTGCCGATGAACAGGGGTTCAATTGTGTGGCGTGACCACCagagaagatgaaaaaaaggAGACAAGGGACAGCCAACGAAGAACGCACTCGTGCATGGACCTAAGAtggatatcaaataaatgctcaaacagcAATTGGCAAGGCAGTGAACTGGTTTGGGCTTTTATTCAATATTCTTTACTttacaaggacaggaaggacaAACCGTGTCCTAGTACATGGACATTATTCTGGATATCAatgatatggaataaatgctcaaattgcCTTGAGATATGTCATAAACCTACTAAGGCCAAAATTAGCACGACTAGTGGAAAAACCATGACTAGTAAAAGTCAGTCGTTCTTCAAAGATCTGGATTAAATGCTGAAACGTCTTTCCATACTGTCGTCCACTCCTCACCAAGCTCGGGTCGGAGGTGTCGAGTAAGTCATCCGAGAGCTCCCGGAGTTTCTCCCAGCTTTTGCCGCACAGGATCAACCTGGCGCCGCCCTTGTGGAAGATGCTGGCGCATTCTTTGAACCGATAAAAGTGGACATGAGCACAGATGTCACATTAGAAAAGTCCTCCTAAAATAAAGGGGGTCGCGAgtgaccttttttgttttgccatactagaataaagtgtaattgtgcacatccactacaataggtggcagtggcgttAGAGTGTGTGCAAAGTATTAGCTCCTTACAGCAagtttatagacaaatgatactatttatagttgtTGAGGAGAATTTGGAGAGGGGggatgcaaaaatattttcttctttaaaacacaaatgaaaagttaCATATGTGCAGGTCATGcgcagggttataatagttttgtctttttcattatagttcatttttatttttgtttttcacattcaTCTACTTTGAATTCGTTTTTAAAGCAAGGTtgctagtttttattagtttaattttttttcgaaaaaatgcttaatttctGTTTAGTGTTTATAAGATTTAGTgtttagtatttgttttttaatatatggtTTGTCGTGTGCAAGATTAAATTAAAGGACCTATATGACGGTATTTttagcccttccacagttaactgtAGGCATATATATGATTCCAACTTACCTTTGGCACACTTGCGATGTAATTTCTAATGAAATACGAGTGATTTTGGTAGCTATCTTTCTAACGAAGTAAGACGCCCAGTTCACtcaaaccccgcctctccctgtGTGGCTACCGCCCCGCGTTCATGACATCATCCTTTTCGGCTGCTACCTGCACTGTCCACGAAAATATGGGAGAACATATTGTAGCGTTTAAGAAAAGATCAGGCCAAGTGGCGAGCCAGCAACAACTCTTTCATGCAATACCGAAATAATGAGACTTAAAATTAACTCTGTATGATGTTAATTGTCAAAGAGGAAAATTAATAAAGCGTGAACGtaagtgggtttttaaaaaagcattttcattttatttagttaccatttttggggggttttcatCAACTATTATCACCTGTGGAAAAATAATCAAGCAAGTCAAGTCATGACTGAGTTGTTGTTACCTTTCCCAAGCGCGGACAAAGCGTCGCTGACCAGCAGCACCTTGTTGCGCACACAGCTTTTGGACAGCAGGCCTGACACCAGAGAGTACACGTGCAACAATCCGGCTGTCAGCACCACCGCACACGGAACCAACAGGATCGTGGTGCTCCATCCGGTATCCATCACCTTCAGGAACGTCTaaacaaatgtgctgttttgatTGTGTGAAATCATGAGTGACTTGGAATGAATGGATGACATGGAGCAGTCCTTCCCAACCTTTATTAACCTAATATGGCACCCcacgagaaaaaaaagttctcttGACGTATAAGTTAAATTAGTCTCATAACCAGGCTATTTTGCTTTGCTGTTATCCTGTCGTATGAATTGCAACAGCTGAACATGCAAGTTCTTCCTCTTGCTATCCATCACTGACATAGATAAAaggtggttgggaatcactgacaTGGAGGCTATACGCTAAATGTTAGCTTCTACCGGCTAGCAATCAAGCTGCTTCTGAGCCGAGAAGTTCGTCATGATATGAAACGTGAAAGCATGACTCCACATCCTTTCCTCAGGGATGTCACGTTCATGAACATGGAGATGGGATGGCTAACGTTACCCAAAATGCATGTCAAACTATTCAtggtaaaacaaaatacatggaGACAAGCAACGGACAATGTTGATTGTCACAAATGAATTGCCTTAGAAAAGCAGATTTGGTTGAGTGTGCAGATTGGGTAAGCACAATGAAGGACTCCAAAGCTTTCCTACCCAACCGTTGTCCACCTCTGTTACATTGGCATCCATTGATCCCCCCGAACAATTTATATTCCAACCTCGGctggaaaacaaacaacacaaaaacattccaacaagggttttttttcccacgaaaaaaaatatattcaaatgtcATTCTAAGCCCCTATACAAATTATGTATACTGTACTCACTCTTTGACTGGCCCACGTTTG is a window of Vanacampus margaritifer isolate UIUO_Vmar chromosome 2, RoL_Vmar_1.0, whole genome shotgun sequence DNA encoding:
- the LOC144044769 gene encoding dehydrogenase/reductase SDR family member 7C-B-like isoform X3 is translated as MDANVTEVDNGWTFLKVMDTGWSTTILLVPCAVVLTAGLLHVYSLVSGLLSKSCVRNKVLLVSDALSALGKECASIFHKGGARLILCGKSWEKLRELSDDLLDTSDPSLTFPPKLVLLDFGDTESLPEAISEIMECYGCLDVLILNSSMKLKAPAHTLSLEMDKLLMDNNYFGPVTLAKGVLPSMMSRRSGHLLVVNSIQGKLAVPFRTSYAASKHAVQAFFDCLRSEVAESGVSVSTINVTFISSHTSGKQKDTATKSFWSYLYTKKPLGVSPREAASEVAKTLSNKRKEVLMAPSLPKVVLYARSFFPNFFFAVMAAGVKDATNTKM
- the LOC144044769 gene encoding dehydrogenase/reductase SDR family member 7C-B-like isoform X2, with protein sequence MDKKSTFNEKKTRVIICLWLVFNHKSVNQVYFKRGPVKDRGWNINCSGGSMDANVTEVDNGWTFLKVMDTGWSTTILLVPCAVVLTAGLLHVYSLVSGLLSKSCVRNKVLLVSDALSALGKECASIFHKGGARLILCGKSWEKLRELSDDLLDTSDPSLTFPPKLVLLDFGDTESLPEAISEIMECYGCLDVLILNSSMKLKAPAHTLSLEMDKLLMDNNYFGPVTLAKGVLPSMMSRRSGHLLVVNSIQGKLAVPFRTSCELTSVLTLPPSTQSRPSLTAFVLRWRSRASPSAPSTSPSSAHTRLGSRKTRRPSHSGHICTQRSRWAFLHARQPARWPKL
- the LOC144044769 gene encoding dehydrogenase/reductase SDR family member 7C-B-like isoform X4, which gives rise to MDTGWSTTILLVPCAVVLTAGLLHVYSLVSGLLSKSCVRNKVLLVSDALSALGKECASIFHKGGARLILCGKSWEKLRELSDDLLDTSDPSLTFPPKLVLLDFGDTESLPEAISEIMECYGCLDVLILNSSMKLKAPAHTLSLEMDKLLMDNNYFGPVTLAKGVLPSMMSRRSGHLLVVNSIQGKLAVPFRTSYAASKHAVQAFFDCLRSEVAESGVSVSTINVTFISSHTSGKQKDTATKSFWSYLYTKKPLGVSPREAASEVAKTLSNKRKEVLMAPSLPKVVLYARSFFPNFFFAVMAAGVKDATNTKM
- the LOC144044769 gene encoding dehydrogenase/reductase SDR family member 7C-B-like isoform X1, with the translated sequence MDKKSTFNEKKTRVIICLWLVFNHKSVNQVYFKRGPVKDRGWNINCSGGSMDANVTEVDNGWTFLKVMDTGWSTTILLVPCAVVLTAGLLHVYSLVSGLLSKSCVRNKVLLVSDALSALGKECASIFHKGGARLILCGKSWEKLRELSDDLLDTSDPSLTFPPKLVLLDFGDTESLPEAISEIMECYGCLDVLILNSSMKLKAPAHTLSLEMDKLLMDNNYFGPVTLAKGVLPSMMSRRSGHLLVVNSIQGKLAVPFRTSYAASKHAVQAFFDCLRSEVAESGVSVSTINVTFISSHTSGKQKDTATKSFWSYLYTKKPLGVSPREAASEVAKTLSNKRKEVLMAPSLPKVVLYARSFFPNFFFAVMAAGVKDATNTKM